The segment GTGGAAATAGCGTCAATTTTTTGCGGCAGGCGCCGGCGACAGGCGCTATTATGTAAACGTTATCGTATGAAGAGAGTATATGCAGTATATTGCTTAGACATCATAACCCTCCGAGCCACTCTGGCCTGAGAGAATATGGCAGGTTGGCCTGGACCGCTGGTCCACGGGGTATATCTGGAAACGGGTATGCCTTCCAGGAATTGAAAAGGAGGGGGTTAGCTATAAGAGAGAGCCGTTGGCTTTTTTGGTTAAACCCCGCTCCTTGGAGAGGGGTTTTAAATTTGCCTTAACAAAACAGGAGGGGGTTTTAGATGCAATTCTTAGAAGGTATCCGGGAAAAATTTTTAAGGCTGCTAGAAGAAAAGCATCTGTCAGGTGATGAAGAGGTGCAGGTTGTCAGCGCCCGGGCGCTGACCTCTGAGGAAGCGATCGGCCGGCCGGAACGCCATGACTTTCCGCTCTTGAAGGGTAAAGAATTTATGCTTCAGGCCAGTTTCAAGGGCGCTTTAGGGCAGGCATATACCGATATGCCGGGAAACTACTGCGGCAACCTGAAAGACGTCCTTGCCCTGCCTTTGCAGAACAATTACGAACGGGCCGTATTTGTTGCTTCTCTGAACGCAGTTATGCGGCACCTGAAGCTGGTTGATAGAACCGTTCACTGCCGTGACGCAGAACCGGGTCGGTGTGCCGCTTACCTGGTGGAGTACGTACGGGAGCGTTTTGGGTGTCCCCGGATTGCCTTTATAGGCCTGCAGCCGGCGATGGTAGCCAGCCTGGCCAGGCATTTTCCCATCCGCGTAACCGACCTCGACCCGGATAATGTCGGGCAATATAAAGAGGGCGTCCTGATAGAAGACGCAAGTTTTAACAAAGAAATTGTTGCCTGGAGCGATCTGGTCCTGGCTACAGGAACTACAGCGGTAAATAATACCTTAGAAACAATAATAGGCCAAAAACCGGTGATCTTTTACGGAGTAACTATCAGTGGCATTGCCCGCCTGGCCGGCTTCGAGCAGTATTGTTCTTATGGACACTGATTTTAAGCAAGGGGGGTAAATGATAATTAATGAAGAGATTAAGCTTCATCGTGATTTTATGCTTTTTGTTGTCAGGCTTGCTGGTGCTGCCTGGATGCGGCAAGGTCCAGGGCCAGAAGGGTGAGGCAGGGGAGAATGATAAAACGGCTGGCTCAGCTATGAATTCTTTATTAGTCTATTGCGGTGCTGGCCTCAAAAAACCGGTAGAGGAAATCGGGGCTGCCTATCAGGCAAAAACCGGGATAAAAGTTACTTATACTTTTGGCGGTTCGGCGCAGCTCAGCAGCCAGATCCTGTTAACCAGGCAAGGAGATGTTTACCTGCCGGGGGATATAGCAGAATTAAAGCCTCTCAAAGAAAAAAAACTGGTGGTATGGGAAAAGAATATTGTTTACCACATCCCTGTCTTAGCTGTTCCCAGGGGAAATCCTGCCGGTATTCAAAAATTAGCTGATTTGGGACGGCCGGGAGTGAAAGTTGCTCTGGGGGACCCCCAGGCTAATCCTATCGGCAAGGTGGCCGACCGGCTCCTGCAGGAGTCCGGCCTGCTGGAAAAGGTGGATAAGAACGTGGTGGTCAGGACCCCGACGGCGAACGAGCTGATAGTGTATTTAACTACAAAACAGGTCGACGCTGCCATAGTCTGGGAGGAAAATTGTCAGGGGGCAAAAGGTGAGGTTGAACTGATCCCTGTACCCGAACTAAAGGATTATATCAAAACGGTTCCCGTGGCCGTCCTTGGCTGTTCGAAAAAAAAGGAACAGGCTCGAAAGCTGGCTGAATTTATGGCTTCGCCATCTGCCTACAAGATCTGGGCAAAGTGGGGCTACAAACCGGTTAATCAGTAATCTCGGAAGGGGGTATAACATTGGATGCAAAGCTCATTAAAGTGGGCAATGTATTAATCACCTGTCTTTTGGTGCTTTTCATCTTGGCTGCTGTAGGAAACGTTCTGATAAGGGGCCTGCCACATATGCCTGCATATTTAAAAACATCGGAACTTGTCTTTGCCATTAAACTCAGCCTGTTTACCTCCCTGGTTTCGACTGCCGCCTGCCTGCTGGTAGCGATGGCGGTAGCTTATACTCTCGCCCGCTATTCTCTGCCGGGCCGGGGTTTGGTAGCCAGTCTTATAAGAATTCCTCTAAACATGCCCCCTGTTGTTTCCGGGGTCTGTCTTCTGCTGCTTTTTGGTACCACGACCTTCGGCGAAACCCTGTCCCGGATGGGTTTGCGTTTTGTGTTTACGGTTCCGGGAATAATTCTGGCCCAGTTTTTTGTCAACGTCCCTTCCCTGATTACCGTCCTTAAGGCTGCCATTGAAAATGTGGACGTACGTTTGGAGTATGTGGCGAGGACTCTGGGCTGCACTCCGGCCCAGGCGTTCTTCAGGGTGACCCTGCCTCTGATACGGAACAATGTGCTTGCCGGTCTAATTCTCACCTGGGGCAAGGCCCTGGGGGAATTTGGCGCGGTTCTTATGCTGGCCGGTGCAATCAGGTTTAAAACGGAAACCCTGCCCATATCGCTCTATTTAAATATGGCTACAGGTGACATGAATGCCCTGATGGCCTCGGCAAGCATTCTGATTTTGATAGCGGTAATTTCGCTGGTCGTTTTTGAGCGGGCAGGAGTAAAGTTTTACGAGCGGGTGCCGGGTCTGTGAAAGAGAAACCGCCAGGATTTTCTCTTAGGTTGTCCCGGGTAACTAAAAAGTTGGGCGCTTTTCAACTCCGGGACATCTCCCTGGAAATTCATCCTGGAGAGTACTTCGTCATTCTAGGGCCGACAGGTGCCGGCAAGACCCTGCTGCTGGAGATAATTGCCGGTATGCATTCTCCAGATGCAGGCGAAGTGTGGCTGGGCGGAGAAAATATTACCACCTGGCCGCCGGAAAAGAGACGGTTTGGTTTCGTCTACCAGGATTATGTTTTATTTCCCCATTTGAATGTCAGAGAAAATATCGTTTTTGGGTTAAAGAACAGGAGGCTGCCTCGCATCCAGATAAAAAAAGAACTGGATTATGTGGCGGCCCTGCTGGGGATTGCTCACCTTCTCGAGCGTTTCCCTGCCACCTTGAGTGGCGGGGAGCAGCAGCGAGTCGCCCTGGCGCGCGCCTTGATCACAAAACCCCGGATCCTTTTGCTGGATGAACCGCTGTCGGCTTTGGATCCATGTACGAAGGAAATGCTTCGGTGCGAGCTGAAACGTTTGCACCGGAATACCGGCACCTTAACTATTCACGTAACCCATGATTTCGAGGATGCCATTTTCCTGGGCGAGCGGGTTGGGGTAATGGCCGGGGGGTGTATGCTCCAGGTGGGAGCTCCAGATGACGTCTTTGCCCGGCCCCGCACGGAAATGGTAGCCAGTTTTGTCGGGGCGGAAAACATTTTCAGGAGTGAAATAGTTGTCCGGGGAGGAAAAAAATACGTTGTTTTGGGGCAGACGATGCTTCTGGTAGAAACGGATTTAGTTGGCAGGGTAGGTTTTTCTATCAGGCCGGAGCATGTCTTGGTCAGCACAACGCCGCAAAATGAGAACTGTTTGCCGGGAAAAGTACTGGCGGTTTACCCCAAAGGGTTGTTGGCGAGGGTGATTATCGATGTAGGAGGGGAAAGCCTTGTGGCTCTAGTCGTTGTCAGGGAAAACAACCATTGCTCCCTGGACCCGGGCGACATAGTTTTTTGTTCTATTCCACCAACCGCAATTAACGTTTTTTCCCAATAGGGAATCCGTCTTTTCAGTTTGCCGATCGTCTCTTCCTGGCCGGCCCGCCCCGCAGCCTTCAGAACCAGGGCCGGCTTTTGTGCTTGGTGCGACTGCGGCTGCACCTGTCTCTTTTTTACCCAATTTGATACTTTAATTTTTAATTTTGAGACGAACCTGGCCGGCCTTAAATTTCTCAGCACCCGTTTTATCGGCCTGTGGGTTTATTGTGCTTTTGGCATAAATATTGCAGTAGATAGCAGGCAAAAGGGCCGGGCTGCCCGGCAACAGATGATAAGTAGTGGTTTTCTGCCGGAAAACAAGCAGTAGTGGTATCACAAAAAGTGTGAAAAACTTAACAAAGAGGTTCGATACATTATTTTAACTCAGAGGCCCCCGAAGCCGCCTACGTCTTCCAACCGGCTGCCGAGCACCGGTCGTAGGCGGCTTCTTTTTGTTTGCTTCTTTTTATTTGCGGAGCGCTCCATCTAAGAGTAAGAGTTTCACTAAATCTCACCGGCGCCTTTTTTCCCATTTTGATACTGAATTTTTAATTTTGTAACAAAGCCAGGTTGGCCTGATGTTTCACGAAACCGTAGATATCAGCCTGCAGGTTGCTGGGTTTTTGGCACAAATGTTGCAATAGAACAAAAATGCCTAAAGGTACTTGGCAACAGACCAGGGAGGTGGTTTCCTGCCGACGGAAGCAAGCGAGGCTGAGTTGGTGTGATTTGATTTTGATTAAGAGGAAATCCAAAAACAGAATAATTCTACGAGCCCGCCTGCCTAAGGTTATGCTATGGGGGCGCGGCCTGGGGCAAAGACCCCACAGGGTTGTTGGAGAAATCCGGCAGCCTCCCTGTTATGGAAAGTAGAAGAATTATAGATTTGGAGATGTGCTCCGGCAAGTTCCTTTTCTACGACCATACAGGGGCACATTTTTATTTGTAAATTGCGCTCGCCTGGGGGAAGGCGCGTTGCTGGTGGTGCTTATCGGTTCATTCATTATGCTCTGGGAGGAGCTGTTGCATGAAGGCAAGCGGAATCATCCTGGCCGGCGGATGCAGCTCGCGCATGGGCAGGGACAAGTCTCTGATGGTGTACAATCGGCAAACGCTGATAGAGCGGACTGTGAACGAGCTGCGGAAGGTCGTGGAGGATATTGTGATAGCCAGCAACCATACCTCAAAATACAACATTTCCGGCGTTGTCGAGGTTCCAGACCTTTACCCCGGTATGGGGCCGCTGGCCGGGATGCATGCCGGGCTGAAGCAGATTAAACACCAATACGCTTTCATTATCAGCTGTGACATGCCGCTGTTTAGGGCCGAACTGGCAAAATATCTCCTGGACCTCAGCCCCGGCTATGATGTGGTTGTTCCTCAGTTAAATAATTATCTTGAACCTCTTTGCGCGGTTTATTCTAAAGGCTGTATCGAGCCTATTGAAAGCTGCCTGAAGGCCGGATTGAGAAAAATAATCCTGTTTTACTCGCAGGTCCGCGTTTTACCGGTAGGCCGGGAAGAGATCGAAAAAATCGGCAACCCAGAGGAATTGTTCTACAATTTGAACACACCCGAGGATTACAGGTCGCTGTTGATGCGGCGGCAGAATATGGACGGATCTCCGGATGATAATCAAAATTGTTGAACAAAAATCAGGAGGGCTATGTGCAGTGAAAAAAGATAAACCGGTAATTTCCATTGTGGGGAGATCAGGAGCGGGCAAGACGACGCTGTTGGAAAAGGTCATCAAAAGGCTGAAAGAAAACGGAATAAAGGTTGCTGCCGTCAAGCATGATGCGCACAGGTTCGAGATGGACAGGCCGGGCAAGGATACCTGGAGGATGGCCCAGGCGGGAGCCGATGTGGTGGCAATATCCTCTTCCGAAAAAATTGCCATGATCGAAAAAGTGGCCGGGGAAAAGAGCCTCGATGAAGTTGTGGCAATGCTTCCTGATGTTGATATCGTGCTTACCGAGGGCTACAGGAGAGGCGACAAGCCGAAGATCGAGGTCTACAGATCGGAAGTGCACAAGGAACGGCTTTGCTCCCCCGAGGAACTGCTGGCCATTGTCAGCGATGTGGAATGGGATGATCTTGACGTGCCGCGTTATCACCTTGATGACATCGACGGGATCGTCGGCGAAATAGTAAGGTATCTTAGAACCTACGGCAACAACAATAAGTGTCCAACCTCAGCGGCAGAAAGGGGCTGCGGAAAATGAAGACGGTGAGGGTTGAAGATGCAGTAGGAATGGTGTTGTGCCATGACATCACAAAGATCGTGCCGGGAGAGTTCAAAGGCAGGGCCTTCAAGAAAGGGCACATCATCAGCTCCGAAGACATTCCGGTGCTGTTAAGCCTCGGAAAGGATCACATATATGTTTGGGAAATGGAAGAGGGTAAAGTGCATGAGAACGAAGCCGGTATCCGGCTGGCGCAGGCTGTGAAAGGACCGGGAGTATCTTTAACCGAACCCAGCGAAGGCAAGGTCCAGTTGGTGGCCGATTACGACGGAATGTGCTCGATTAATGAAGAGTTGCTGCTTCAGGTCAATATGATTGACGATCTGGTGGTTGCCACCCGGAGCAACAACAGGCCCGTCAAAAAGGGGGATGTTGTGGCCGGGGTGCGGGTCATTCCCCTGGTGATTGAGGATGAGAAGTTAAAGCAGGCAGAGGAAATAGCAGGAAGCAGAAATGTGATTTCCGTGCTGCCCTTCCGGAGGTATCAGGTTGGTGTGGTGATCACCGGCAACGAGGTTTACCACCGGCGTATTGAGGACAGGTTTTCGCCGGTAATCAGGAAGAAGGTTGAAGATTATGGGAGTAAAGTGATTGACCAGATAATAGTACCAGACGACATAGATCGAATTGCTGCTGCCATCCGAAATTTAATTG is part of the Bacillota bacterium genome and harbors:
- a CDS encoding ABC transporter permease gives rise to the protein MDAKLIKVGNVLITCLLVLFILAAVGNVLIRGLPHMPAYLKTSELVFAIKLSLFTSLVSTAACLLVAMAVAYTLARYSLPGRGLVASLIRIPLNMPPVVSGVCLLLLFGTTTFGETLSRMGLRFVFTVPGIILAQFFVNVPSLITVLKAAIENVDVRLEYVARTLGCTPAQAFFRVTLPLIRNNVLAGLILTWGKALGEFGAVLMLAGAIRFKTETLPISLYLNMATGDMNALMASASILILIAVISLVVFERAGVKFYERVPGL
- a CDS encoding molybdenum cofactor guanylyltransferase, translated to MKASGIILAGGCSSRMGRDKSLMVYNRQTLIERTVNELRKVVEDIVIASNHTSKYNISGVVEVPDLYPGMGPLAGMHAGLKQIKHQYAFIISCDMPLFRAELAKYLLDLSPGYDVVVPQLNNYLEPLCAVYSKGCIEPIESCLKAGLRKIILFYSQVRVLPVGREEIEKIGNPEELFYNLNTPEDYRSLLMRRQNMDGSPDDNQNC
- the modA gene encoding molybdate ABC transporter substrate-binding protein, whose product is MKRLSFIVILCFLLSGLLVLPGCGKVQGQKGEAGENDKTAGSAMNSLLVYCGAGLKKPVEEIGAAYQAKTGIKVTYTFGGSAQLSSQILLTRQGDVYLPGDIAELKPLKEKKLVVWEKNIVYHIPVLAVPRGNPAGIQKLADLGRPGVKVALGDPQANPIGKVADRLLQESGLLEKVDKNVVVRTPTANELIVYLTTKQVDAAIVWEENCQGAKGEVELIPVPELKDYIKTVPVAVLGCSKKKEQARKLAEFMASPSAYKIWAKWGYKPVNQ
- a CDS encoding molybdopterin-binding protein encodes the protein MKTVRVEDAVGMVLCHDITKIVPGEFKGRAFKKGHIISSEDIPVLLSLGKDHIYVWEMEEGKVHENEAGIRLAQAVKGPGVSLTEPSEGKVQLVADYDGMCSINEELLLQVNMIDDLVVATRSNNRPVKKGDVVAGVRVIPLVIEDEKLKQAEEIAGSRNVISVLPFRRYQVGVVITGNEVYHRRIEDRFSPVIRKKVEDYGSKVIDQIIVPDDIDRIAAAIRNLIARGANLIVTSGGMSVDPDDVTPSGIRKTGAEIISYGAPVLPGAMILVAYLGDIPVLGLPGCVMYHKTTIFDLLLPIVMSGQKINRSLMARLGLGGLCLHCDVCRYPACSFGTGF
- a CDS encoding ATP-binding cassette domain-containing protein → MKEKPPGFSLRLSRVTKKLGAFQLRDISLEIHPGEYFVILGPTGAGKTLLLEIIAGMHSPDAGEVWLGGENITTWPPEKRRFGFVYQDYVLFPHLNVRENIVFGLKNRRLPRIQIKKELDYVAALLGIAHLLERFPATLSGGEQQRVALARALITKPRILLLDEPLSALDPCTKEMLRCELKRLHRNTGTLTIHVTHDFEDAIFLGERVGVMAGGCMLQVGAPDDVFARPRTEMVASFVGAENIFRSEIVVRGGKKYVVLGQTMLLVETDLVGRVGFSIRPEHVLVSTTPQNENCLPGKVLAVYPKGLLARVIIDVGGESLVALVVVRENNHCSLDPGDIVFCSIPPTAINVFSQ
- the mobB gene encoding molybdopterin-guanine dinucleotide biosynthesis protein B; the encoded protein is MIIKIVEQKSGGLCAVKKDKPVISIVGRSGAGKTTLLEKVIKRLKENGIKVAAVKHDAHRFEMDRPGKDTWRMAQAGADVVAISSSEKIAMIEKVAGEKSLDEVVAMLPDVDIVLTEGYRRGDKPKIEVYRSEVHKERLCSPEELLAIVSDVEWDDLDVPRYHLDDIDGIVGEIVRYLRTYGNNNKCPTSAAERGCGK